The DNA window CGGTGTGGGCGTGGTGAGTGTGGCATCGCATGTGGTAGGGCGCGACATCCGCCGTATGTGTGAGGCGTTCTTCGCCGGGAAGGTGCAGGAAGCCACCAAGTTGCATCACCGGATGCTGCCGCTGTTCAAGGCGTTGTTCTGCACCACGAACCCGGTTCCGGTGAAGGCGGCGCTGAATATGCTGGGGGCCACCGTGGGCGGTGTGCGCCTGCCGCTGGTGGAAGCGAACGACAAAGAAAAGGAGATTGTCCGCAAAGCACTCAGAGACTACGGGTTACTGCAGTGAACGACGACACTTTTCCCTATGAAGAGAGCATCGCGCTGATCCCGCTGGGGGGCACGGGTGAAATCGGCAAGAACCTCACCGTCGTGCAGTTCGGCGGGGAGATACTGGTGGTGGATTGCGGACTGGCGTTCCCATTCGACGACGTGTACGGGGTGGACATCGTCATCCCCGACATCACCTACCTGCGCGAGAATGCCGACAGGGTACGGGGCATCGTACTCACTCATGGGCATGAAGACCATGTCGGTGCATTGCCCTATGTGCTTGCGGAAATGAATGTGCCTGTATGGGGTACGTGCTTAACCCTGGGGCTGGTGCGCGCCAAACTGAGTGAGCGGCTCCCACTTTCCCAGCTGGATTTGCGCGAATACGCGCCCGGAGACCGTATCCCGATAGGTCCTTTTTATGTGGAACCGGTGCGGGTGACCCATAGCATCCCCGAAACGGTTGCGCTGAATATCGAGACACCGATAGGGCGTATGGTTTTCGTGAGCGACTTCAAGATCGACCACACGCCGATTGATGAGTGGCGTTTCGATGCCGCGCGGTTCGGGCAGCTGGGCGAGGAGGGGGTATTAGCCCTCGTTTCCGACAGCACCAACGCCGAGAAACCGGGGGTAACGCCTTCCGAGCGCGTGGTGGGCGCAGCATATGACCGCATCTTCCGCGAGGCGCCGGGGCGCATCATCGTCACCATGTTCGCCTCCAACATCCACCGGATGCAGCAGGTGCTGGATACCGCTGCACGCTACGGCAAGAAAGTGGCAGTGCTGGGGCGCAGTATGCAGCAGAACCTGGACATCGCCATCGAAATGGGCTATGTGTGGCTGCCGCCGGACACACTCATCCGCACCGACCAGATTGGTCAATACGAGGGGCGACAGCTGGTCATTCTGGCGACAGGCGCACAGGGAGAACCTCTCTCCGCTTTGACGCGCATCTCGCGCGACGAGTATAAGGCGGTGCAGATTGAGCCGGGCGATACCGTCATCCTCTCCGCCACCCCGATACCGGGCAACGAAAGCCTCGTGTGGCGCACGGTGAACCGTCTGATTCGCAAGGGGGCGAACGTCATCTATCCGCCGATGCAACCTGTACATGTTTCGGGGCACGCCTATCAGGAAGAGCTGAAGATGATGCTGGCGCTGGTGCGTCCGAAGTATGTCATCCCCATGCACGGCGAGCCTCGAATGGCGGTACAATATGCGCGGATGGCGCGGGAAATGCATATCCCCGCAGAGAATATCTTCCTGATGGATTTGGGAGATACCCTCTACCTGCACCCCGAGGGCGCGAAGTTCGGTGAAAAGGTTCCAGTAGGCAGGGTGCTGGTGGATAGCGG is part of the Bacillota bacterium genome and encodes:
- a CDS encoding ribonuclease J, with translation MALIPLGGTGEIGKNLTVVQFGGEILVVDCGLAFPFDDVYGVDIVIPDITYLRENADRVRGIVLTHGHEDHVGALPYVLAEMNVPVWGTCLTLGLVRAKLSERLPLSQLDLREYAPGDRIPIGPFYVEPVRVTHSIPETVALNIETPIGRMVFVSDFKIDHTPIDEWRFDAARFGQLGEEGVLALVSDSTNAEKPGVTPSERVVGAAYDRIFREAPGRIIVTMFASNIHRMQQVLDTAARYGKKVAVLGRSMQQNLDIAIEMGYVWLPPDTLIRTDQIGQYEGRQLVILATGAQGEPLSALTRISRDEYKAVQIEPGDTVILSATPIPGNESLVWRTVNRLIRKGANVIYPPMQPVHVSGHAYQEELKMMLALVRPKYVIPMHGEPRMAVQYARMAREMHIPAENIFLMDLGDTLYLHPEGAKFGEKVPVGRVLVDSGGNSGISDVVLRDRKHLAQDGLVLVVVSIDKETGEILAGPDVTIRGMAVSEEEEPQFVEYLRQQVLSELQELDISEVTDWDAVRADVRSTVTRAVKQRLKRRPVVIPVVMEI